The Actinomycetota bacterium genome contains a region encoding:
- the rpsI gene encoding 30S ribosomal protein S9, producing the protein MPQHLGYGTGRRKEAVARVWLYPGEGEFSINGKSLEEYFPRPTLRYQIMQPLEVAASKGRYCVKATIKGGGISGQAGALSHGIARALVDCDETLRTDLKKAGLLRRDPRMKERKKYGLKKARKRPQFSKR; encoded by the coding sequence TTGCCTCAGCATCTGGGATACGGCACGGGAAGGCGGAAAGAGGCGGTGGCCAGGGTATGGCTGTACCCCGGGGAGGGGGAGTTCTCCATCAACGGGAAGAGCCTGGAGGAATATTTCCCCCGCCCGACCCTGCGCTACCAGATCATGCAGCCCCTGGAGGTGGCGGCGAGCAAGGGGCGTTACTGCGTCAAGGCCACCATCAAGGGTGGAGGCATCTCGGGGCAGGCGGGCGCGCTGAGCCACGGCATCGCACGTGCGTTGGTGGATTGCGACGAGACCCTCCGCACCGATCTCAAGAAGGCGGGGCTGCTGAGGCGCGACCCGCGCATGAAGGAGCGCAAGAAGTACGGCCTCAAGAAGGCACGCAAGCGCCCGCAGTTCTCCAAGCGCTGA
- the rplM gene encoding 50S ribosomal protein L13 — MKTYSVKKADITRSWYLVDAEGMVLGRLAAEVARILRGKNKPIFTTHLDVGDHVVVVNADKVVLTGNKLRDKVHYRHSGYPGGLKETSYEVLLREKPEMVVEKAVKGMLPKNRLGRAMLKKLHVYAGPDHPHQAQKPEQIELASRA; from the coding sequence ATGAAGACCTACAGCGTGAAAAAGGCCGATATAACCAGGTCATGGTACCTGGTGGACGCCGAGGGCATGGTCCTGGGGAGGCTGGCGGCGGAGGTCGCCAGGATCCTCAGGGGAAAGAACAAGCCCATCTTCACCACCCACCTGGACGTGGGCGATCACGTGGTGGTGGTCAACGCGGACAAGGTCGTGCTCACCGGCAACAAGCTGCGGGACAAGGTACATTACCGGCATTCGGGCTATCCCGGCGGGCTCAAGGAGACCTCCTACGAGGTGCTCCTGAGGGAAAAGCCGGAGATGGTGGTGGAAAAGGCGGTGAAGGGCATGCTGCCCAAGAACCGCCTCGGAAGGGCCATGCTCAAGAAACTGCACGTCTACGCGGGCCCCGACCATCCCCACCAGGCGCAGAAGCCCGAGCAGATCGAGTTGGCCTCGAGAGCTTGA
- a CDS encoding bifunctional phosphoglucose/phosphomannose isomerase — protein MHEPVNLDDVMALGEMDPGGMLAAIEDFPRQCAEALGIGRDAPELPAAEGISRVAFVGMGGSAIGGDILRALLEDVVGMPMSVHRSYRLPSLLGPDTLAVFVSYSGNTEETLSALDDAVYLGCKVLVLTTGGKLLERARANRFPALLVPGGLQPRAALGYLSLTAAAAMERMGLIQGFTRVAHETAEALRGKGEQWGRLSPLERNFAKQLAVRLRGKVPVIYGVEGILSVAAYRWKCQFNENSKVPAFCHALPEMNHNEIVGWHALDDHARRVEAIFLAEEDDASRVAKRVEITADLLREKVGGVTVLRVGGGTRTERLFSAIHLGDFVSAYLAVLNGVDPTPVEVITLLKERMAAEG, from the coding sequence ATGCATGAGCCGGTGAACCTTGACGACGTTATGGCCCTGGGCGAAATGGATCCCGGAGGGATGCTCGCGGCCATCGAGGACTTCCCCCGCCAGTGCGCGGAGGCGCTGGGCATAGGGAGGGATGCGCCGGAGCTCCCGGCGGCGGAGGGGATATCCCGGGTGGCCTTCGTGGGCATGGGCGGTTCCGCCATCGGCGGGGACATCCTGAGGGCGCTGCTCGAGGACGTGGTGGGGATGCCCATGAGCGTGCACCGCTCCTACCGCCTTCCCAGCCTGCTGGGTCCGGACACCCTCGCCGTCTTCGTGAGCTACTCGGGCAACACGGAGGAGACCCTCTCCGCCCTGGACGACGCGGTGTACCTGGGCTGCAAGGTGCTGGTGCTGACCACGGGGGGGAAACTGCTCGAGAGGGCGCGCGCAAACCGCTTTCCCGCCCTGCTGGTGCCCGGGGGGCTGCAGCCCAGGGCGGCCCTCGGCTACCTGTCACTCACCGCCGCCGCGGCCATGGAGAGGATGGGGCTTATCCAGGGTTTCACCAGGGTGGCCCACGAGACGGCGGAGGCCCTGCGCGGCAAAGGGGAGCAGTGGGGGCGCCTCTCCCCCCTGGAGAGGAACTTCGCCAAGCAGCTCGCGGTGCGGCTGCGTGGCAAGGTCCCGGTCATCTACGGCGTGGAGGGGATCCTCTCGGTGGCGGCATACCGCTGGAAGTGCCAGTTCAACGAGAACTCCAAGGTGCCCGCCTTCTGCCACGCCCTTCCGGAGATGAACCATAACGAGATCGTGGGGTGGCACGCCCTGGATGATCATGCCAGGAGAGTGGAGGCGATCTTCCTGGCGGAGGAGGACGATGCCTCCAGGGTGGCCAAGAGGGTGGAGATAACCGCGGACCTGCTGCGGGAAAAGGTGGGGGGCGTGACGGTGCTGCGGGTGGGGGGAGGCACGCGCACCGAGCGTCTTTTCAGCGCCATCCACCTGGGGGATTTCGTGAGCGCCTACCTCGCGGTGCTCAACGGCGTGGACCCCACTCCCGTGGAGGTCATAACCCTGCTCAAGGAGCGCATGGCCGCCGAGGGCTGA
- the manB gene encoding phosphomannomutase/phosphoglucomutase (converts mannose-6-phosphate to mannose-1-phosphate; the resulting product is then converted to GDP-mannose by ManC which is then used in the synthesis of mannose-containing glycoconjugates that are important for mediating entry into host cells), with translation MKEVHPGIFKAYDVRGVYPEEIDEEVAYRIGRAFVTFLGERSIVTGRDMRLSSPSLSRAFIEGATDQGADVTDIGLCSTDMLYFASGALDMPGAMFTASHNPKEYNGLKLCRRRAAPISMDTGIAEIRDLVLSGEFPPASARGAVTETDMLERYVEHVLGFISVSSLRPLKVVADAGNGMAGMILPALFERLPCELVPHCFELDGSFPHHQPDPINPENIRLLSAWVLEARGDLGMAFDGDADRVFLVDDRGDPVSGSLTTAMVARRILETNPGEKIIYNCINSWVVPETIRAHGGIPIRERVGHSFIKQTMAETGAVFAGEHSGHYYFRDNYRADSGLIAAMFILEIVSLEGKPLSEILAPFRKYHASGEINSRVEDIPAKLEDIARTYSHGRVDRLDGVTVEFEDWWFNVRPSNTEPLLRLNLEAKSRELMEEKRDEVLAVIRSR, from the coding sequence GTGAAAGAAGTGCATCCCGGGATCTTCAAGGCCTATGACGTGAGAGGGGTGTATCCAGAGGAGATCGACGAGGAGGTGGCCTACCGCATCGGCAGGGCTTTCGTCACCTTCCTGGGGGAGCGGAGTATCGTCACCGGCAGGGACATGCGGCTCTCCTCCCCTTCCCTCTCCCGGGCCTTCATCGAGGGCGCCACGGACCAGGGCGCGGACGTCACCGATATCGGACTCTGCTCCACGGACATGCTCTACTTCGCCTCCGGGGCCCTGGACATGCCCGGCGCCATGTTCACCGCCTCCCACAACCCCAAGGAGTACAACGGCCTCAAGCTCTGCCGCCGCAGGGCGGCGCCCATCAGCATGGACACCGGCATCGCCGAGATAAGGGACCTGGTGCTGTCGGGGGAGTTCCCGCCGGCCTCCGCCAGAGGCGCAGTCACCGAGACGGACATGCTGGAGCGCTACGTGGAACACGTCCTCGGCTTCATCTCCGTGTCCTCGCTCCGCCCCCTGAAGGTGGTGGCCGACGCGGGCAACGGCATGGCGGGCATGATCCTACCGGCTCTATTCGAGCGCCTTCCCTGCGAGCTGGTGCCCCATTGTTTCGAGCTCGACGGTTCCTTCCCCCACCACCAGCCGGACCCCATAAATCCCGAGAACATCCGCCTCCTCTCGGCGTGGGTCCTGGAGGCACGGGGGGACCTGGGCATGGCCTTCGACGGCGACGCCGACCGCGTCTTCCTGGTCGACGACCGGGGAGATCCCGTCAGCGGCTCGCTCACCACCGCCATGGTAGCCAGGCGCATACTGGAGACCAATCCGGGGGAGAAGATCATCTACAACTGCATCAACAGCTGGGTGGTGCCGGAGACCATACGCGCTCACGGGGGCATCCCCATCCGCGAGCGGGTGGGACACTCGTTCATCAAGCAGACCATGGCGGAGACGGGGGCGGTCTTCGCCGGGGAGCATTCCGGGCATTACTACTTCCGCGACAACTACCGCGCTGACTCGGGGCTCATCGCCGCCATGTTCATCCTGGAGATCGTGAGCCTTGAGGGCAAGCCGCTCTCCGAGATCCTTGCGCCCTTCCGGAAATATCACGCCTCGGGAGAGATCAACAGCCGCGTGGAGGACATCCCGGCCAAGCTCGAGGATATAGCGCGGACCTATTCCCATGGCAGGGTGGACAGGCTGGACGGCGTCACGGTGGAGTTCGAGGACTGGTGGTTCAACGTGCGTCCCTCCAACACCGAGCCCCTCCTGCGCCTCAACCTGGAGGCGAAGAGCCGGGAGCTCATGGAGGAGAAACGAGACGAGGTGCTGGCGGTGATCCGCTCGCGATGA
- the truA gene encoding tRNA pseudouridine(38-40) synthase TruA, producing MANHLLVLEYDGTGYHGFQRQPGLSTIQGALEEALGKVAVLEGPLYAAGRTDAGVHARGQVVSFRAALKVGVERLPLALNSLLPPDIAVLEAAEAPGDFHARRSALAREYAYYIQAGGHPSPFTRRYVHHHRGVLDEGRMREALQALAGVHDFAPFCRREEGKSTVREVYEACLEAAGGLMCIRVKANAFAWMMMRMICGALLEVGRGRWAPARFREVLESGECDHGAPALPPHGLFLEKVYYPGWVFPSAGLGSRMSRSPSASAENGPPGSS from the coding sequence ATGGCCAACCATCTGCTGGTGCTGGAATACGACGGGACCGGCTATCACGGCTTTCAGAGGCAGCCGGGACTGTCCACCATCCAGGGCGCCCTCGAGGAGGCCCTGGGCAAGGTGGCGGTGCTGGAGGGCCCCCTGTACGCGGCGGGCCGCACCGATGCCGGCGTGCATGCCAGGGGGCAGGTGGTGAGCTTCCGCGCGGCCTTGAAGGTGGGGGTGGAGCGGCTGCCCCTCGCTTTGAACTCGCTGCTGCCGCCGGACATCGCGGTGCTTGAGGCTGCGGAGGCGCCCGGTGATTTCCACGCGCGCAGGAGCGCCCTGGCCAGGGAATACGCCTACTATATCCAGGCGGGCGGCCACCCCTCTCCCTTCACGCGGAGGTATGTGCACCATCACCGCGGAGTCCTCGACGAGGGGCGCATGCGGGAGGCCCTGCAGGCCCTGGCCGGGGTGCACGACTTCGCGCCCTTCTGCCGGCGGGAGGAGGGGAAGTCGACGGTGCGGGAGGTATATGAGGCCTGCCTGGAGGCGGCGGGAGGACTGATGTGCATCAGGGTGAAGGCCAACGCCTTCGCCTGGATGATGATGCGCATGATCTGCGGCGCGCTCCTGGAGGTAGGGAGGGGAAGGTGGGCTCCGGCCCGCTTCCGCGAGGTGCTGGAGAGCGGGGAGTGTGACCACGGCGCCCCCGCCCTGCCGCCCCATGGCCTTTTCCTGGAGAAGGTGTATTACCCGGGGTGGGTATTCCCTTCCGCCGGCCTGGGGTCGAGGATGTCGCGCAGCCCATCCGCATCGGCGGAGAATGGCCCGCCGGGATCATCCTGA
- the rplQ gene encoding 50S ribosomal protein L17 translates to MPQPKKGRRLGGSASHQRAILANLARAVIEHEKIETTQAKAKEVQPLVEKLVGLAKRGDLHARRQALAIIPDRDIVHKLFDEIGPRYEDREGGYCRVVKTGYRQGDAAPMAVIEFV, encoded by the coding sequence ATGCCGCAACCCAAGAAAGGAAGAAGGCTGGGCGGGAGCGCATCCCACCAGAGGGCCATCCTGGCCAACCTGGCCAGGGCGGTGATCGAGCACGAGAAGATAGAGACCACGCAGGCGAAGGCCAAGGAAGTCCAGCCCCTGGTGGAGAAGCTGGTGGGGCTGGCCAAGCGCGGCGACCTGCACGCCAGGCGCCAGGCCCTGGCCATCATCCCCGACCGCGACATCGTGCACAAGCTCTTCGACGAGATCGGGCCCCGCTACGAGGACCGCGAAGGAGGATACTGCCGGGTGGTGAAGACCGGCTACCGGCAGGGAGACGCGGCACCCATGGCGGTCATAGAGTTCGTCTGA
- a CDS encoding DNA-directed RNA polymerase subunit alpha yields the protein MQKPHVVVDKLEDSYGRFIVEPLERGLGHTLGNSMRRVLLSSIPGAAITSVRIEGVVHEFTAIEGVKEDVMDIILNLKSVILKIDGEGAYALSLDVTGPKTVTAGDIQVPAGVEIINPDLKICTLNGKGRLKAEMAARKGRGYVAAEHLGGYREVAGTIPLDAMFSPVVRVSYQVENTRVGQRTDYDRLILEVYTDGSINAQEALVKAAQVLSGHIAIFSSLAEGEEVADEGGIFGPPVPAGSGKELQVSIEELELPVRVLNCLHRGGISTLGQLIEKTEDDLLALRSFGARSIEDVKEKLAKRGLSLRSKE from the coding sequence ATGCAGAAACCCCATGTCGTGGTGGACAAACTCGAGGACTCCTACGGCAGGTTCATCGTGGAGCCCCTGGAGAGGGGGCTGGGGCACACCCTTGGGAACTCCATGCGTCGCGTGCTTCTCTCCTCCATCCCGGGAGCGGCGATAACCTCGGTACGCATCGAGGGGGTGGTGCACGAGTTCACCGCCATCGAGGGGGTCAAAGAGGACGTCATGGACATCATCCTCAACCTCAAGAGCGTGATCCTGAAGATCGATGGGGAGGGGGCCTACGCGCTGTCCCTCGACGTCACGGGACCGAAGACGGTCACGGCGGGAGACATCCAGGTCCCCGCGGGGGTGGAGATAATAAACCCGGACCTCAAGATCTGCACCCTGAACGGCAAGGGACGGCTGAAGGCGGAGATGGCGGCGCGCAAGGGCCGCGGATACGTGGCCGCGGAGCATCTGGGAGGATATCGCGAGGTGGCGGGCACCATCCCCCTGGACGCCATGTTCTCGCCCGTGGTGCGCGTTTCCTACCAGGTGGAGAACACCCGCGTGGGTCAGCGCACCGACTACGACCGCCTCATCCTGGAGGTGTATACCGACGGCAGCATAAACGCACAGGAAGCCCTGGTGAAGGCGGCGCAGGTGCTGTCGGGACACATCGCCATCTTCTCCTCCCTCGCGGAAGGGGAGGAGGTCGCGGACGAGGGGGGGATCTTCGGACCTCCCGTGCCGGCGGGTTCCGGGAAAGAGCTCCAGGTCTCCATAGAGGAGCTGGAGCTGCCGGTGCGCGTGCTCAACTGCCTCCACCGCGGGGGCATAAGCACCCTGGGCCAGCTGATAGAGAAGACGGAAGACGACCTCCTGGCGCTGCGCAGCTTCGGGGCGCGTTCCATCGAGGACGTGAAGGAGAAGCTCGCCAAGAGGGGGCTTTCCCTGCGCTCCAAGGAGTGA
- the rpsD gene encoding 30S ribosomal protein S4 encodes MARNTDPSCKQCRREGEKLFLKGPRCESDKCAMERRPYPPGEHGRGRVKETEYLLQLREKQKAKRIYGVLERQFRRYYGKASRQKGITGENLLFLLETRLDNVVYRGGLATSRKDARQLVRHGHVTVNGRKVNIPSYQLRVGDVVELKEKSRDAARVLQAVKYAEGRPVIPWLKVDHDKRRVEVTAQPRREDIELPIKEHLIVELYSK; translated from the coding sequence ATGGCGAGGAACACCGATCCGTCGTGCAAGCAGTGCCGCAGGGAGGGCGAGAAGCTCTTCCTCAAGGGGCCGCGTTGCGAGAGCGATAAGTGCGCCATGGAGAGGCGGCCCTATCCGCCCGGCGAGCACGGGCGGGGAAGGGTGAAGGAGACGGAATACCTGCTGCAGCTGCGCGAGAAGCAGAAGGCGAAGCGCATATACGGGGTGCTGGAGAGGCAGTTCCGCCGCTATTACGGAAAGGCCTCGCGCCAGAAAGGCATCACCGGCGAGAACCTGCTCTTCCTCCTGGAGACCAGGCTCGACAACGTGGTCTACCGCGGGGGGCTGGCGACGTCGCGCAAGGATGCCCGGCAGCTGGTCCGCCACGGGCACGTCACCGTGAACGGGCGCAAGGTCAACATCCCCTCCTACCAGCTCAGGGTGGGGGACGTGGTGGAGCTCAAGGAGAAGAGCAGAGACGCCGCGCGGGTGTTGCAGGCGGTGAAATACGCGGAGGGGCGGCCCGTGATTCCCTGGCTGAAGGTGGATCACGACAAGCGGCGGGTGGAGGTCACGGCCCAGCCCAGGCGCGAGGACATAGAGCTTCCGATCAAGGAACACCTCATCGTGGAGCTCTATTCAAAGTAA
- the rpsK gene encoding 30S ribosomal protein S11, protein MARPARGRGRGKRKEKKTVLHGEAHIKSTFNNTIITITDKNGDTLTWSSSGTVGFKGSRKSTPFAAQQAAENVARRAAQEFGMKRVDVFVKGPGSGRETAIRTLQANGLEVASITDETPQPHNGCRPKKRRRV, encoded by the coding sequence TTGGCCAGGCCTGCGAGGGGAAGAGGAAGAGGCAAGAGGAAAGAGAAGAAGACGGTGCTGCATGGCGAGGCGCACATCAAGTCGACCTTCAACAACACCATCATCACCATCACCGATAAGAACGGAGACACCCTGACCTGGAGCAGCTCGGGAACGGTGGGGTTCAAGGGTTCGCGCAAGAGCACCCCCTTCGCCGCGCAGCAGGCGGCGGAGAACGTGGCCAGGAGGGCGGCGCAAGAGTTCGGCATGAAGAGAGTCGACGTCTTCGTGAAGGGTCCGGGGTCGGGGCGCGAGACCGCCATCAGGACGCTGCAGGCCAACGGACTGGAGGTAGCGAGCATCACCGATGAGACGCCGCAGCCGCACAACGGCTGCCGTCCCAAGAAGAGAAGAAGAGTGTAG
- the rpsM gene encoding 30S ribosomal protein S13: MARIAGVDLPRDKRVEIALTYIYGVGRSTSKAILQNCRIDPDTKVRNLTDEEVVRLRSYIDQNLKVEGDLRREVAQNIKRKMEIGCYQGLRHRMGLPVRGQRTHTNARTRKGPRKTVGVKRKKK; the protein is encoded by the coding sequence TTGGCGCGTATAGCAGGCGTTGATCTACCGAGGGACAAGAGGGTGGAGATCGCCCTCACCTATATCTACGGGGTGGGCAGGTCCACCTCCAAGGCCATCCTGCAGAACTGCCGCATAGACCCCGACACCAAGGTGCGCAACCTCACCGACGAGGAGGTGGTGCGCCTGCGCAGCTACATAGACCAGAACCTCAAGGTGGAGGGAGACCTGAGGCGTGAGGTGGCCCAGAACATCAAGCGCAAGATGGAGATCGGGTGCTATCAGGGGCTGCGCCACCGCATGGGGTTGCCGGTGCGCGGCCAGCGTACCCACACCAACGCCCGAACCCGCAAGGGGCCGCGCAAGACGGTGGGCGTGAAGAGGAAGAAGAAGTAG
- the rpmJ gene encoding 50S ribosomal protein L36: MKVRASVKKMCDKCKIIRRHGKVLVICQNPRHKQRQG; this comes from the coding sequence ATGAAGGTCAGAGCGTCGGTCAAGAAGATGTGCGATAAATGCAAGATCATCCGCCGCCACGGCAAGGTGCTGGTTATATGTCAGAACCCGCGCCACAAGCAGCGGCAGGGATGA
- the infA gene encoding translation initiation factor IF-1, whose protein sequence is MARKEGAVEVEGTVLEPLPNAMFKVELANGHKILAHISGKMRMHYIRILPGDKVVVEISPYDLTRGRIVYRYK, encoded by the coding sequence TTGGCCAGGAAAGAAGGCGCCGTAGAGGTCGAGGGGACGGTGCTGGAGCCGCTTCCCAACGCCATGTTCAAGGTGGAGCTGGCGAACGGGCACAAGATACTGGCGCACATTTCCGGCAAGATGAGGATGCACTACATCCGCATCCTGCCCGGCGACAAGGTGGTGGTGGAGATATCTCCCTACGACCTGACCCGGGGGCGCATCGTGTACAGGTACAAGTGA
- the map gene encoding type I methionyl aminopeptidase yields MIIRKSHDEIARMREAGRVVAGVLEMLEKHIRPGTRTETLNELADEYIRGRGGTPSFLGYRGFPASICTSINDVVVHGIPGRERLREGDIIGVDVGVILEGYHADAARTYAVGEVGEVARKLMEVTEEALRAGIRACRRGNRLGDVSNAIQRTVEAGGFSVVVQFVGHGIGREMHEEPQIPNFGPAGRGPLLEAGMTFALEPMVNEGSYEVEVDGEDGWTVRTVDGTLSAHFEHTVAVTEEGPVVLTLP; encoded by the coding sequence ATGATCATCAGGAAATCCCATGACGAGATAGCGAGGATGAGAGAGGCGGGTCGCGTGGTGGCGGGCGTGCTCGAGATGCTGGAAAAGCATATCAGGCCGGGCACGAGGACGGAGACCCTGAACGAGCTGGCGGACGAGTACATCCGCGGACGGGGCGGTACGCCGTCCTTCCTAGGGTACCGGGGATTCCCCGCCTCCATATGCACCTCCATCAACGACGTGGTGGTGCACGGCATACCCGGGCGCGAGCGCCTCAGGGAAGGGGACATCATCGGGGTGGACGTGGGGGTGATCCTGGAAGGATACCACGCCGACGCGGCGCGCACCTACGCGGTGGGCGAGGTTGGCGAGGTGGCCAGGAAGCTCATGGAGGTCACTGAGGAGGCCCTGCGGGCGGGGATCCGCGCCTGCCGGCGCGGCAACCGCCTGGGAGACGTTTCCAACGCCATCCAGCGCACGGTGGAGGCGGGGGGGTTTTCGGTGGTGGTGCAGTTCGTGGGCCACGGCATCGGCCGGGAGATGCACGAGGAGCCGCAGATACCCAACTTCGGGCCCGCCGGGAGGGGGCCGCTCCTGGAGGCGGGGATGACCTTCGCGCTGGAGCCCATGGTCAACGAGGGAAGCTACGAGGTGGAGGTGGACGGAGAGGACGGCTGGACGGTACGCACCGTGGACGGCACTCTCTCCGCGCATTTTGAGCACACCGTAGCGGTCACCGAGGAGGGCCCGGTGGTGCTGACCCTGCCCTGA
- a CDS encoding adenylate kinase: MNLVLLGPPGAGKGTQAERISALYGVPHISTGDIFRDNLKRGTELGRRAKEYMDRGELVPDEVVIGIVRDRLAQPDCEKGFILDGFPRTVAQADALKDMLAETGRAIDHVLNVQVPEEVVVERLTARRTCRSCGKVFHLLFDPPVKEDTCDACGGELYCRDDDREETVRARLREYEAKTSPLVDYYRREGLLRDIDGAASMEGVLREIRAVVEA, from the coding sequence ATGAACCTTGTGCTGCTGGGGCCGCCGGGGGCCGGGAAGGGGACCCAGGCGGAGAGGATAAGCGCCCTCTATGGGGTGCCCCACATCTCCACCGGGGATATCTTCCGGGACAACCTCAAGCGGGGCACGGAGCTGGGGCGCAGAGCAAAGGAATACATGGACCGCGGGGAGCTGGTCCCCGACGAGGTGGTCATCGGGATCGTGAGGGACCGCCTGGCGCAGCCCGACTGCGAGAAGGGGTTCATCCTGGACGGTTTCCCCCGCACCGTGGCCCAGGCCGACGCCCTCAAGGACATGCTGGCGGAGACGGGCAGGGCCATCGACCACGTGCTCAACGTGCAGGTGCCGGAGGAGGTGGTGGTGGAGAGGCTGACGGCGCGCCGCACCTGCCGTTCCTGCGGAAAGGTCTTCCATCTCCTCTTCGACCCCCCCGTGAAGGAGGATACCTGCGACGCCTGCGGGGGCGAGCTCTACTGCCGGGACGACGACCGGGAGGAGACGGTGCGCGCCCGCCTGCGCGAGTACGAGGCCAAGACAAGTCCCCTCGTCGATTACTACCGTCGCGAGGGGCTTTTGAGGGACATCGACGGCGCCGCCTCCATGGAGGGGGTGCTGCGGGAGATACGCGCGGTGGTGGAAGCATGA
- the secY gene encoding preprotein translocase subunit SecY has translation MLRTFRNIFKVADLRRKILFTLFIILLYRLGSAIPSPGVNTQALSKLVEEGGILGFLNFFSGGALAQLAIFGLGIMPYITSAIIMEMLVAVIPKLKEWQEEGESGRRKITQVTRYLTLALALMQSIGLVYTFSRQDVDGVPIVQFTWLKGIVIIVTLTAGMALLMWFGELITERGIGNGMSILIFTSIIARVPMEFKTLITQTELRYGSIVYGIIISAAMSLGVIVAVIYLDQGERRIPVQYAKQIRGRRMTMGGTTYIPLKINTSGVIPIIFASSVIFFPTMLAQFIPGLKGFAESLSQGWLYFVLYTGMIIFFAYFYTYIVFDPYTQAEHLKKYGAFVPGIRPGTPTAVYFGKVINRITLPGSIALACIAMLPAVMFYFFGTRQIPFGGAAIMIIVGVALETMKQIEAQLQMRHYEGFLR, from the coding sequence TTGCTGCGCACCTTCCGCAACATCTTCAAGGTAGCGGACCTGCGCCGCAAAATCCTCTTCACCCTCTTCATCATCCTCCTCTATCGCCTGGGGAGCGCCATCCCCTCCCCCGGCGTGAACACCCAGGCCCTCTCCAAGCTGGTGGAGGAGGGCGGCATCCTCGGCTTCCTCAACTTTTTCTCCGGGGGCGCCCTGGCCCAACTGGCCATCTTCGGCCTGGGCATCATGCCCTACATCACCTCCGCCATCATCATGGAGATGCTGGTGGCGGTAATCCCCAAGCTCAAGGAATGGCAGGAGGAGGGCGAGTCCGGGCGCCGGAAGATTACCCAGGTCACGCGCTATCTCACCCTGGCGCTGGCCCTCATGCAGTCCATCGGGCTGGTCTATACCTTCTCGCGCCAGGACGTGGACGGCGTCCCCATAGTCCAGTTCACCTGGCTCAAGGGCATCGTGATCATCGTGACCCTCACGGCGGGCATGGCCCTGCTGATGTGGTTCGGGGAGCTGATCACGGAACGGGGCATCGGCAACGGCATGTCCATCCTCATCTTCACATCCATCATCGCCCGCGTCCCCATGGAGTTCAAGACCCTCATCACCCAGACGGAGCTGCGCTACGGCAGCATCGTCTACGGCATCATCATCTCCGCGGCCATGTCCCTGGGAGTGATCGTGGCGGTGATCTACCTCGACCAGGGGGAGAGGCGCATACCCGTGCAGTACGCCAAGCAGATACGGGGCAGGCGCATGACCATGGGAGGCACCACCTATATCCCGCTGAAGATAAACACCTCCGGGGTCATCCCCATCATCTTCGCCTCCTCGGTGATCTTCTTCCCCACCATGCTGGCGCAGTTCATCCCCGGCCTCAAGGGCTTCGCGGAGAGCCTCTCGCAGGGTTGGCTGTACTTCGTCCTCTACACCGGCATGATCATCTTCTTCGCCTACTTCTACACCTATATCGTCTTCGATCCCTATACCCAGGCGGAGCACCTCAAGAAATACGGCGCCTTCGTCCCCGGCATCAGGCCGGGCACCCCCACGGCGGTGTATTTCGGCAAGGTCATCAACCGCATCACCCTGCCGGGCTCCATCGCCCTGGCGTGCATCGCCATGCTCCCGGCGGTGATGTTCTACTTCTTCGGCACCAGGCAGATACCCTTCGGGGGGGCCGCGATCATGATCATCGTCGGCGTCGCTCTGGAGACCATGAAGCAGATCGAGGCGCAGCTCCAGATGCGCCACTACGAGGGCTTCTTGAGGTAA